In the genome of Dromiciops gliroides isolate mDroGli1 chromosome 1, mDroGli1.pri, whole genome shotgun sequence, the window AAAAGACAGGGAGAGAAgcttgaggaagggaaaggagatttGGAATATTAACTGTGGAAACCGTGATACCCAATCAGAGAGGAATCAAAGAGTTGTCCCGAAGTAGTAGGAGTCTGAGTGAAATTTAAATTTGAATGGCCTAACTGTAGTGAAATCAGTTGACACAGCTGTGTGGCCTTTCCCAGTTGCAATCAGCAGCattcaagagaaaggagaaggtggATGGTTGAGGTAGCTGAGAATTGGGctttaacaaaaacaaagaagcaagAGATTCCAGGACATAAGACAGTGTAGTTGAACAAGTCAACCATGGAGTCAAGAATGTGATGTGAAGGGCTGGGAGAATATGGAAGGACTGGAAGTGACAATAAAGaataaatggaggggcagctaggtggcacagtggatagagcaccggccctggaggcaggaggacctgagttcaaatccagcctcagacacttaacactcactagctgtgtgaccctgggcaagtcacttaaccccaattgcctcacccaaaaaaattaaatgggagcagctaggtggcacagtggatagagcaccaaccctggaggcaggaggacctgagttcaaattcagcatcagacacttgacacttactagctgtgtgaccctgggcaagtcacttaaccccaattgcctcacccccccccccgaaaaaaaaagaataaattagagtaaaatagagggagagatggaagaactGGAAGGTTGTGATCAGAGAGAGAAGCATGGGATCATGGTTCTAGAGCAGAAAGGAACATCAGAGGGTAGTTTCAGAGTTTAGAATCTCGGAGGTAGCTCAATTAGGGGTGACTGTAAGATCAAGGGTTATCTTGATCACCCCACTACAGGTGGGTGAGGTGGAATAAAGGCAGAGGTCTTTATAGTAgctatttaataaaagttttctGAATCAAATGCCCTCAAGAATCTGGGGTAGAAGatggtatgggggtggggggaggaagaacactggatttggaatcagaggacctgggtttgaatcttgctctgctacttactaattgtgtgtaCTTCAGTAAATTTTcccccagtctcagtttccccattggtaaaataagggacttggactaaataatctcctAAAGTCTTGCTCTGAATTCTAAAGTACGCCATCCTTATCTGGGGGCCACAAAGGACCCAGTTGCTCTGAGCTCATGAAAAAGAGGATGAACTAAGAGATGGGCCTGAGTACTACAGCTAGATCAGAATAGTTTAGATATTATAAACTGGGACCCATTCTGGGGctaagaacattttctttttatttgaatgCCTAATGACCTTCCCCTGGTGACAATTTATGGAATCattgaatctcagagttggaagagatcacAGAGGTTATCGATTTCATCTTTAGCCTAAACAAAAATTTATCTACCACCTAAAGACCTCCATTGATGAGGACTGGTAGAGGGGGGCGGGGCTGGGAAGACAGTCCAATagactttggggcagctctaaTTTGTTAGAAAGGCTTTTCTTGCAGAGAGGTAGctcttagtggatagagagggaCAGCCTAGGagttaagacctgagttcacaaccAGCCTTGCATACATTTctggctgtgtgcccctggacaagACCCTTAACGCCTTGGTGAAGACTATCAATTCCAAAATAGATGCAGCTCTGTATTGGGAGtttcctgtaccaatgaaatcacacacaTTCAAAAATAAATTCCCCTTGCCCTCTTCCCTAGTGGTCCAGAACAAGTCAGATTAGTCTTCCTTGTGAAAACCTTTCAAATCCTTGAGGAAGGGTGTTCAGTCCTTCAAATCTCTCCAGGAGGTTAAACATCTCTCTAGGTAGTGGTGGAATGGAACTCTAGTTCTAGGATCTGAGCACTCTAAGAACCAAATCTCCGTTCTCTCCTTGGCTGTATTTTATGGTTCCTTTTTATAAGTGGTCTTCTTTTCCATTAGCATGTAAGCACCTCGAAGCCAggaaatatctttctttttgccgGTTATTAGTACCAGTAAGTAGCTTATAGCAAGCACGGCGTCAGACGAATAATAAGCGTTGCatataataatacttgtaaactTCGGTTGAATTATTGACACTTAAGGTCTCTCCCCACCTCAATCTCTAAATCCGGGATCCCCAGGTCCTCTTTGCCGTCCTCCGTGGGCTCCCTACGATGTGGTGACCAGAATTGCTTAGGAGTCCAGATGTGGTTTCTGAGCCAGGCAGAATTCGGCAGGAGCACCTCCTCGGATGGGAGCATGATGCCTTTTGGTTGTCATGTGCCACAAAGGatttcctgggggtgggggtgtaaaCTGTGGCACAAGAGGATGGAGGCCCCGTCTGACTCTCCTCATACCAGCCCTCTCCCCAAGTCTGCTGTCATTGTAAGAGATGCCACGCTTTTGGCTTTGGGAAAAACAGGGGGGGCACAGAGAGGAGCAGGTACCCCTTTTTAGACCCCCGGAGAAGACCTAGACAGAGAGGAGTGGGGTGCAGGGTCTGGATCTGGACCTCAAGAACTTGGCTTTGAATCCCAGCTTGGCCACTTACTTGCTTCATGACACTGAGTtagtcacttcccttcctctgGGCTGcacttttctcctctgtaaaatgagagggttagatggTCCCTTCAGAGTCAGGAGCACTCCTAAAGGACTGCGGCCCCTTTAAGTCGGCAGATGTCCTAGCCACTCTGAACATGGCGTCGCGCTACCCGCCacaccccttccctcccccctaccccaaaGGGaagccgcggcggcggcggcttggggggggggggggtgacccCGACCTCCCCAACATGGCGTCACGACGGGGCTGTCGCGCTGAGGTCACGGCGGCGCGCCGGGGGGCGGAGCGGCCGGGCCGCGGGGCGGGAGGGGGCCGGGGGAGAGATTTAAAGGGACAATGTCCCCGGCGCGGCGGCGGAGGCCGCGGGACCGGGAcaggcggcggcggcagcggcagcggcaacGGCAGCGGCGACCGCGTTGAACGGAGCCCGGAGCGCCCCGGGCTGGCCGGCAGCGCCGCCCTGCGGTGAGTCTCGCCCCGGGACCCCCGCCCGCCTGGTCCGACCCGGCCCGGCCCAGGGAGCCCCCGACGCtgcgggcggggcggggcggagcCGCCGGGGGAGGGAGAGGCCCCGGCCCGGTCCCGGCCCCGACCCCGCGCTcgcccccccgcccctgccctgCGCGGCCGGGACCCCCGGGGGCCAAGGGGCGGGGGGCTCGAGGGCCCGGGGGCGGGGCCTAGCCGGGGGCGGGGCTGGGGGGCGGGGTCCGGGCAGGTGGGGAGAGGGGCGAGCCGGGGCCGGGGGCTGGGGGAGCCCCGGGGCAGGTGTCCCCGGGAGGCGGGGCCGCTTCCCCTTTCCTCgactgggggctgggggctgggccgggctgggggctggggtgggCCGGGTCCTGAATCTCCTCTCCCCTGGGGCAGGGAGCCCGGGAGGCCTGGAGCCCTCGGGAGACGCGGGCCTGGGTCCccgacccctccccccatccctgccTCTTTCGCGttccatctctcttctttcctttcccttcccccttctttctcttctttcctcccttctcttccttcccttcctttcttgcttcgcttccttcccttccccctcccttctcttccccttccttcgttcccccttccttttcatccttccctccctatctttcctccccttttttttccttccttccctgcctatcctccctccctcttcctttcctccccttttccttccttcttttcctatcgtccctcccccttccttccctcccctttctttccttcctttcctccgtatcttcccctttccttcctttcctccttccctccctaacttccctccctcttcctttcctcccctttctttccttccttccctccctattttccctcccttttctctccttccttccctccctaactTCCCTACCcgttctttccctccccttcctttcttctctccctattttccctccccttcattatctcccccttcctttccttccctccctaatttccctctcttccttctctaccccttcctttctttccttcctcttccttccctcccctttctttccttccttccttctctccctatctttccctttcttctttccctctttcctccctatcTTCCCTcttatctttctttcctcctcttccttctttccctcccattccctccctgtctttctttccttctctctgtcttcttactccctttctttctttccttccctcccctttccttttcttctctctcccctccctatcttccatcttccttcttttctttccctccctccctatctttcctctcccttttccttcctaccttcccttcctctttctttcctatcttccatcccctttcttccttccctcctccttcctttccttccattcccctttcctttcctttcctttctttcttcccctttcccttcctattttccctcccttttccttccctccccctttccttcttttctctccccctctttctctatctttcccctccctctctcccttccctcatctccttttttcctttctgttcttccttccttcctttcttccctctcttctctccctttcttcctttcctccccttttccttctcccctctgtcctcctttcttccctttccctctttcttttcctctctcaccCCCTCTGTAGACTTAGGATACTGAGAATAGGGTTACAGGTGCCAAACGGGTATAGCCTAGTAGTCATAGGGTACTATGGAGCTGAAGAAAGTGGGGGTTTGCTACCTCAGTGCCCCCACCCAACCTCCCCATCCCCAGGGCCATCAGGCATCATCACCCAAGGAGCCAAAGTCCCTGAAAGTCTTGACCCTGCCAATTCCAGAAATGACAGCGGCCTCCCAGTACCAGCTGTGCCCAGAGAATTGGCGCCTACTCTAGCTAATTGCTGCCCTGCTATTCAGAGAAGAAAACTTGCTTTTCCCTAGATTGGGGCAGGAGGCTATGTGTCTCAGCTCTGCCTCTGTGGCATCTTCATGGGGTGCCATGTTCCTTTTCTTCTGACCTCTTGCCTTTGGGCCAGGATCAATCAAAGACCAAATCCTTTACTGCGTGGACCCATTTTTCTGACACAAGGACTTGGTTCTGCTTAGGCCAGGTTGGGGGTGGCCCTTTGGAGCCCAATTGGGGGTGCTCAGCTTCCCTTAGGTAACACTGGGAAATGCCCAACCTCTGGTTCGGTAGGCTCTAACTCCCTGAACCAGTCGGCTGGGAGGGGTGGGGTAGTTCTGCTGGCCTTGCCCCAGGAGTCCTCGGTAATCTCTACTGCTTTGCCTGTCCCCTACTCTCCTGGCCCCAgatcacccctccctcccccattcccgtCCCTGGCCTCAGTCAGTGGGCCccattcctctctcctcccaaccTGTCTCTTGAGACAGTGCCTCATTCCTGTCCTTCACTTTCTGCCGTTACCTTGAAGGTATTTATAGGAAACTGGCTCagatacccccacccccatccccagcgAACTCTTTGTTTCTGGACCAGTGAGGCCTCctgctcctctcctccttcttctgggGCCTCCCTGAGTCTGGCCTCTAATCTGCCTACCCACTGGCATGACTTTTGGAGTAGGGGTTCTAAAGTATGTCAAGCAAGAGTAGATGACTGAGGACTAGGGACACAGAAAaagcagaggtggggagggagaccAGGAGCCCCAAGGGTTTCTTGCCACCTTTTGGCCAGAAACTTTTgaatctttcccttctccttctctccttccctaagTGTTCTTTGTTCTCCCCTGCCAGATTCCTGGTGAGCTGGATGCCTGTTACAATGTCTTGCTGAGCCTCCGGAGCCCAGGGATGGAAGGCCCCCCTGGGGGGGGCACAGCCCCACCACCCAGGCCTGCTGCCCCAGAGAGACCACCTAGCCTGGTCCTGAGATCAGAAAGTGAGGAAGATGTGGAAGCTGAAGATGGTGAGGAGGGGAGCCCTGTGGCCGCCCTGTATCCAGCCAGGCCCCCTGCTCCCA includes:
- the LOC122745242 gene encoding proline-rich protein 2-like: MGGGVGDPGPRLPRAPGLPGSLPQGRGDSGPGPPQPPARPSPQPPVEERGSGPASRGHLPRGSPSPRPRLAPLPTCPDPAPQPRPRLGPAPGPSSPPPLGPRGSRPRRAGAGGRARGRGRDRAGASPSPGGSAPPRPQRRGLPGPGRVGPGGRGSRGETHRRAALPASPGRSGLRSTRSPLPLPLPLPPPPVPVPRPPPPRRGHCPFKSLPRPPPAPRPGRSAPRRAAVTSARQPRRDAMLGSQKRGISYNDSRLGERAGMRRVRRGLHPLVPQFTPPPPGNPLWHMTTKRHHAPIRGGAPAEFCLAQKPHLDS